The DNA window GGTCGCTAATGACACATTTCTCCACATCAACGATCTTATGAAAACTCCCTCGTTCGCGAAATCCAACACCATTTGGATGAAAAATAAAATCCATGCGATTGCGATAGTTGTATGGTTCATCAGAAAAAGTCTGGATGATGACATCATCAATTTTAAGAGCTTTAGCTATGGTTAGTCTCTTATTCTCAAGCTGTTTTTCATACTCAATATGTTGCGTTGTACAGCCACCGCAGGAACCAAAGTAAGCGCAGAGAGGAGTTGCCATGATTTATCAATTACTTATCAAAGTTAATATCCTCTCAACTTCATCTCTATTTTAAGAATCTTTTTATAGAAGCAAATGTAAAATAAACCAATGTCTAATCTCCCTCTGTTCAATCCTTCTCTTTCCCATCCGATCAAATCAGGGATCTACCAACATTACAAAGGTCGCTATTACCAAGTACTTGGCACCGCACTCCATTCTGAAACAAGAGAGATCCTCGTTCTCTACAAACCACTCTATGCCTATCCAGAACAGCGTGAATTTCAATACTTTGTACGTCCTTTAGAAATGTTTGAGGAAGAAGTTGAAATTAATGGTATCAAACGTCCGCGTTTTCAATATATCCGTCCAACTCCTGACCCTCAAAAAACTATTCTCATTGATGACAACGTCTACGGCTTGCAAGAAATCGACGATCCTGTCGTAATAGAGATTATCAACACGCCACAGATGCAGCGACTCAAAGGGGTAAACCAGTATGGAACATACGATTTACTTAACCCAAAGTGGTTTTCTTCTCGTTTTGATCATTGTGTAGGTGTGTATCTTCTTTTGCGTCATCTTGGTACCCCTCGTGCCGAGCAAATTGCCGGACTTTTGCATGATATTGCTCACACTGCATTCTCTCACGTTATTGATTATGCGTTTGATGATCAAGTTGGACAAACCGTTCACGAAACATTTCACAAGAAAGTAATTTTCTCTTCAGAGATCCCTCAAATTCTAAAGAAGTATGGTTTTGATGTTAATTACATTATCGATGAACATAATTTTCCCCTTCTTGAACAACCCTCACCAGATCTGTGCGGAGATCGAGTAGACTATACCCTCCGTGATTCATTATGCAAAGAGTTATGTTCCAGAGAAGATGTGAGCAAGATTTTTTCATACATTAAAAAAAGTCATAATCAAATTGTTCTTACTAACAAAGAAGCTGCATTGCTCATGGCAGAAAAATCTATTGATCTTTGCGAGAATTTTTACAGTTCCTATATTCAAGCAGGTTCTTTTCAATTTATGGGGAACCTTATCAAAGAGGCATTACAAAAAGGAGTTATCAACCAAGAAGATATCTTCTTAACGGATAGAGAAGTTATTGTAAAATTAAAACAAGATCATTTTTTTGGTGAACAACTTGAAAAAATGAATCTAAATCGTATTCTTCCTGCAACTTCTCAAGATTATACTTACTATGCTTTCAATAAAGTTCGTTTTGTGAATCCAATGGTTTTAATTGAAGAAAAGTTATTTAGAACTACAGACTTATTTCCTCAACTGCAAGATAAGATTAATGGGCTTAAAGAGAAATGTAAAAATGGCTATTATGTGAAAATTATTTAGTCCAGCTCAATCATTTCTTTCCTTGCCATCTCTCTTGTCTTCTCTTTGCCCCTAGATCATAACAACACTACCTTTATATTATCACATCGTCCACTCTTATTTTTTGATGCAAGTCTATCCTAATGCTAAACTTATTCTTGAAGATGGGTCGTCATTTTCTGGCTATTCTTTCGGAGCTCCCGTCTCTCAAGATGGCGAAGTTGTCTTTACTACCGGTATGGTGGGCTATCCTGAATCACTTACGGATCCTTCATTTTGTGGTCAAATTCTCGTCTGCACATACCCTCTCATTGGCAATTATGGTGTTCCTGAAAATAAAACCCAAGACGGAATAAGTCTCACGTTTGAATCTAATAAAATTCAGGTACAAGGTCTTATTGTTGCCGAGTACTCCAATACCGCGTTTCACTACCAAGCATCCAAAACACTTCGACAATGGCTTTGTGAACAAAATGTTCCTGCAATAGGGGGTATCGACACCAGAGCTCTTACCAAAAAACTACGTGAAAAAGGGGTAATGCTTGGTCGAATACTCATTTCTACAGAAATATCACCATTTAAACAAGAAGAGCACCTGAACCAAAAACATTCAGTTTCTCCAAGTCTTCCTCCATTCCAAGATCCTAACCAACATAATCTTGTTGCACAAGTAAGTTGCACAAAACCAATTCTCTATCAACGTGGACAGACAAAAATCGTGATGATCGATTGTGGTGTTAAAAATAATATTATTCGGGAGTTTCTCAAACGAGACATCACCGTGATCAGAGTTCCATGGGATTATGATTTTACTCAAGAAAACTACGACGGTATCTTC is part of the Candidatus Woesearchaeota archaeon genome and encodes:
- a CDS encoding DUF1653 domain-containing protein; the encoded protein is MSNLPLFNPSLSHPIKSGIYQHYKGRYYQVLGTALHSETREILVLYKPLYAYPEQREFQYFVRPLEMFEEEVEINGIKRPRFQYIRPTPDPQKTILIDDNVYGLQEIDDPVVIEIINTPQMQRLKGVNQYGTYDLLNPKWFSSRFDHCVGVYLLLRHLGTPRAEQIAGLLHDIAHTAFSHVIDYAFDDQVGQTVHETFHKKVIFSSEIPQILKKYGFDVNYIIDEHNFPLLEQPSPDLCGDRVDYTLRDSLCKELCSREDVSKIFSYIKKSHNQIVLTNKEAALLMAEKSIDLCENFYSSYIQAGSFQFMGNLIKEALQKGVINQEDIFLTDREVIVKLKQDHFFGEQLEKMNLNRILPATSQDYTYYAFNKVRFVNPMVLIEEKLFRTTDLFPQLQDKINGLKEKCKNGYYVKII
- the carA gene encoding glutamine-hydrolyzing carbamoyl-phosphate synthase small subunit; amino-acid sequence: MQVYPNAKLILEDGSSFSGYSFGAPVSQDGEVVFTTGMVGYPESLTDPSFCGQILVCTYPLIGNYGVPENKTQDGISLTFESNKIQVQGLIVAEYSNTAFHYQASKTLRQWLCEQNVPAIGGIDTRALTKKLREKGVMLGRILISTEISPFKQEEHLNQKHSVSPSLPPFQDPNQHNLVAQVSCTKPILYQRGQTKIVMIDCGVKNNIIREFLKRDITVIRVPWDYDFTQENYDGIFISNGPGDPTQCHTTIHNLQKALTQTKPIFGICLGSQIMALAAGAKTYKLKYGHRGQNQPCLDTTTNRCYITSQNHGYAVDENTLSTDWEPFLTNANDGSNEGIRHKTKPFFAVQFHPEAAPGPTDTQFYFDEFIEMIQKVKK